DNA sequence from the Paenibacillus azoreducens genome:
ATTAAACCACATACTCCACTGCTTGTGCGGGTCCCCGTCAATTCCTTTGAGTTTCAGTCTTGCGACCGTACTCCCCAGGCGGAATGCTTAATGTGTTAACTTCGGCACCAAGGGTATCGAAACCCCTAACACCTAGCATTCATCGTTTACGGCGTGGACTACCAGGGTATCTAATCCTGTTTGCTCCCCACGCTTTCGCGCCTCAGCGTCAGTTACAGCCCAGAGAGTCGCCTTCGCCACTGGTGTTCCTCCACATCTCTACGCATTTCACCGCTACACGTGGAATTCCACTCTCCTCTTCTGCACTCAAGTCACCCAGTTTCCAGTGCGAACCAAGGTTGAGCCTTGGCCTTAAACACCAGACTTAAGCGACCGCCTGCGCGCGCTTTACGCCCAATAATTCCGGACAACGCTTGCCCCCTACGTATTACCGCGGCTGCTGGCACGTAGTTAGCCGGGGCTTTCTTCTCAGGTACCGTCACTCCGTTAGCAGTTACTCTAACGGTCGTTCTTCCCTGGCAACAGAGCTTTACGATCCGAAAACCTTCATCACTCACGCGGCGTTGCTCCGTCAGGCTTTCGCCCATTGCGGAAGATTCCCTACTGCTGCCTCCCGTAGGAGTCTGGGCCGTGTCTCAGTCCCAGTGTGGCCGTTCACCCTCTCAGGTCGGCTACGCATCGTCGCCTTGGTGAGCCGTTACCTCACCAACTAGCTAATGCGCCGCAGGCCCATCTGCAAGTGACAGATTGCTCCGTCTTTCATTACCGCTTCATGCAAAGCGATAAATTATCCGGTATTAGCTAACGTTTCCGCTAGTTATCCCGGTCTTGCAGGCAGGTTGCCTACGTGTTACTCACCCGTCCGCCGCTAACCATCAGAGGAGCAAGCTCCTCATCAAGTCCGCTCGACTTGCATGTATTAGGCACGCCGCCAGCGTTCGTCCTGAGCCAGGATCAAACTCTCCAAGAAAGTTGATATAGCTCATTTTGAATCTGACGAGAAATTAATTCTCATTTGCTCGATCATCGGTTCAGACAGTTGTCATGAACCCGACAATCTCGCATTTCGGTTTCGTTACCGAAACCTTTATCTCACTCGTTGTTCAGTTTTCAAAGATCAAAATCTTTCATTTTTCGTTACCGCCGTTTAGCTCAGCAGCAACTTTTATAATATATCATGTTGCCCTTCATTTCGTCAAGTGCTTTTTTTCTAAAAACTTTTTTCAAGTTTTTGCTTATCAATTTGACAAGCTTGTACCTTCCTTAAAGGGACGAGATATAATGTACCACAGGATATAGAGCTACGTCAACTACCCCATCAAAGATAATTTTAATCCGTATAATAAGGCCACTCCGGGCAAGCCTAATACTGTCACCGTACCCACTGTCGTCGGGTTCAGGGGAATATACACCTCCGGGATGAGCCCTGAGAAATTAACTATATACAACCCCAATGCAGCAAGTACCAAATGGGTGCCGAATGCCGTCAACCAGCCAAAGCCGATTTTTTTTCGAACCACGATCATCAAAAGCAGCAGTAAAGACACTGCCATGATTCCAATAGCTGCTAACTTCATTTTTCATCCCCTCCTCATTTAGGAACTCCCGGTCTTTATGCTTCAGCGCTATGATGAAGCGGAAGCCGCATCGAATTAATCTTCAGGCGTTTCGCTGCCTTCAGATGCATTTGGTATTTAAGCTCCGCAGCTTCAAGCATATAGATCGCATAATCAATCTGCTCTTCCCCCACAGCTTCTTCAAAATAATGCCGCGCCCGCTCCCACTCCGATTGGGCCTTCATTACATCCATATAGACTTCAAGCTCTTCTTCCCGCGCTTCTTTTGCCTTCCACACCAAATCTTTCGAAGTTTTGTTCCCGAACCACCGCATATTCCATCCCCCGATTCGTAAAATGATCCCGCCTTGGCGCACTTCCATTTTCATTCATACGATCCGGAGGACAAACTTAGAACATCAAAATGATATTTCGTATTACGCGCACTTCCAACTGCTATACAGCAGCGTTGCATGGTGACGGTTCACCTTTTCACATTCCACAGGAAGAGATGTCGATCAACGGCGAGGAATGTATAGTATATTTCCATGCTCCAAGATTGCTCTCCAGCGGATTCTTATAAATACAAAAAAAGGAGCCCCGTCGGGACTCCCTTAAGATATTACTTATTTTTGCTGATAAGCTTAACATGATATCAATTTAACTGACGCCGTCCTTCCAGCGCTTTGGATAACGTCACTTCATCCGCGTATTCCAAATCCCCGCCTACCGGCAATCCATGCGCAATCCTGGTAACGGTGAGCTCAAACGGGCGGACAAGCCGCGAAATATACATTGCCGTCGCTTCGCCTTCAATATTAGGATTGGTCGCCAATATAAGCTCTTTCACGCGTTCATCGCTAAGACGCGTCAGCAGCTCTTTCAGCCGGATATCATCCGGTCCTACCCCTTCCATTGGCGAGATTGCGCCTTGCAGAACATGGTAATAACCGTTAAATTCCTTGGTACGCTCCATGGCAACAAGATCTTTGGGGTCCTGTACCACGCAAATAATGGATGAATCGCGCGTTTTGTCCTGGCAAATACGGCAAGGATCGGTGTCCGTGATATTGCAGCAAACGGAGCAGTAATGGAGATTCCGCTTCACGCTGACGAGCGCCTTGGCAAAATCAATCACGTCGTCTTCCTTCATATTCAGCACATGAAAAGCCAGACGGGCCGCAGTCTTCGGCCCGATGCCCGGCAGTCGTGTAAATGCGTCGATCAGCTTAGAGATCGGTTCGGGATAATACAAAATGCAGGACTCTCCTTCTGCTTAAAATTAGAACAAGCCCGGAATTTTCATGCCGCCTGTAAATTTGCCCATATCCGCGTTAGCGATTTCGTCTGCCTTAGTCAACGCGTCGTTAACGGCTGTCATGACCAGGTCCTGCAGCATTTCCACGTCATCCGGATCAACAGCTTCCGGTTTAATGGTTACAGACAGCAATTTCTTATGACCGTTCATTTCCACAGTAACGACGCCGCCGCCGGAGGTGCCTTCTACCTTTTTATCAGCAAGCGCTTCCTGGGCTTTCAACATTTGCTCTTGCATTTTTTTCACTTGCTTCATCATTTGGTTCATATTATTCATAAGTATCGTCTCCTTTTTTAGCTTTAGACGCACTATAAAGTGCGGATTAATCCTTTATGATTACGAGATCTTCTCCAAATATTTGGAGCGCCTCATCAATCCATGGCTTCGCGTTCGGATCTTTGCCCTCATGCTCATGCTCCAGCTTCAGTTCCTCTTTCTGCTGGGGACCTGCCCCTTCCAGAGCATCCGTCCAATCCTTTTGCATCATCGTGACCAGACGATAAGGTTTGCCGAGCTTCTCTTGCAGCACGCCCTCGATGACCTGCTTATTAGCCGGCTTTTCGGTCGTCTCGCGGTGAATATTGTTTTTAAAAGCAACCAGGATGGTATCTTCCAGCACCGATACTGGATCCCCGTCCATGAACCAAGCGTGAACGGTAACCTTCTCGTCTTTGACGCCTTGAAGAATCTGTCCCCATTGCCGCTGTATTTCCACAAATTCGGGGCTGCTCTTATGAGCCAGAAATTCCCGCAGATTAGCCGGGATTTTGGCAGCCGAGGAAACACGTTGCGCGGGAGCGCTATGGGACTGCCGGGCAGATCCCCCTGCAGAAGCGCCTGCCTGCACCGAGCCGCTTTGAACAAGTTTCTCGAGCTTCTTTTCCAGGGCGGCCACCTGGCGTTTAAGCTGATTTACTTCCGTAGAATCCGCAGGGGCTGCCGTTTGCTGCTGCGCTTGGGATTGTTCATGCCCCGCGAAAGCTCCTTGCGGAGTATTGCAGAGCTTCAAGAGCGCCACCTCAAACAGCGTCTGCGGCTGGGAAGCGTATTTCATCTCGCTTTGATAGTGATTCAAGGTGTCAATCATATAAAAAAGCTGCTGTCTGGAAAAAGAAGCCGCGATTTCCTTATATTCTTCCGGGTGCAGTACCCGGTCCGTCAACTGATCAGCGTTCGGAATCATTTGAATCATCAGAAGATCACGGAAGTAGTACAGGAGGTTCTCCATGCATTTATCGGCGCTTTTCCCCTCCTGCATGAAATCTTCCACCATTTGCAGCACCAGGCCCGCATCGCCCTTTCGGATAGCCTCAGCCAGTCTGCCGAATTGTTCGGAGGCAATCCCTCCGGTCATACTCAGCACCTGTTCATAGGATACATGACCACCCGTAAAGGATGCAATCTGATCCAAAATACTTAAGGCATCCCGCATGCCCCCGTCGGACAAACGAGCTATATATTGAAGCGCCTCATTATCGGCTTCCATTCCTTCTTCTTGCGCAATTTGCCGAAGCCGCTGCGTCTGCTCTTCCAAGGAAACTCTGCGAAAATCAAAACGTTGACAGCGGGAAATGATGGTCGCCGGCAGCTTATGGGGCTCCGTAGTCGCCAAAATAAACATCACATGCGGAGGCGGCTCCTCCAGTGTCTTAAGCAGAGCATTAAATGCTTCTGTCGTCAGCATGTGCACTTCGTCGATAATATACACCTTTTGCCTAACTTCCGTTGGCGCGTATTTCACTTTCTCACGCAAATCACGGATTTCTTCCACGCCCCGGTTGGATGCGGCATCGATCTCCTGCACGTCCATCACCGCGCCGGCCGTAATTCTCTTGCACGCCTCGCATTCATTGCAGGGTTCGATTGCCGGACCGCGTTCGCAGTTAACCGCTTTGGCCAATACTTTGGCCGTCGTTGTCTTACCGGTTCCTCGCGGACCGCTGAACAGGTAAGCATGGGAAACCCGCTGTTCGCGAATGGCGTTCTGCAGCGTTTGAATAATATGCTGTTGTCCAACCATGTCCTGAAACGACTGCGGCCGCCAGGCACGGTAGAGCGCTACATGTTTCACTTGCTATACCCTCTTTCAACTTCCACTTGCGTGCATGTTTGTCGCTTCATCATTATACTATAATCCGCCGCCAGACAAAACGTCTATCAGCAGCGCTTCAAAAAAACAAAAAGCATCTTTGCCGATAAGGCAAAGATGCTGATTTTCAGAAGTTATACCGCGCACCTGTTATTGATAATTGCGATCCAAGCGGCACCCCTGAGTAACAACTCGGGCTAGGCTGCCCTCCGGCACAAGAGCGGACTTGCTTATGGCTGCTTCCTTCCGGACCTGACCAGGTTCACAAGTGCTCATTGCGGAGGACCCAGCCGTCAACATTGCACTCAGGGACCAAACCTCACATCGGCAAAACCTCTAAACAGGAATTAAACCTCGCTACAGCGGATTGCGAGTTACAGGGCACCGCTACCTCCCCGTCTAGCGCGGTATAACATAGTATAGACGATTTGCTGCAAAAGTGCAACCAATGTCAATTGTTAACAGAAATCGCGCCGCCTTCATCTTCTGTTGTTTCCACCCCGAATTCTTGTTGCTGCAAATATGTGAAGAAAAGACATATTGCGGCGCTTATGATGCCTGCTGCGATATCGATTCCGATCATCTTGCCGGGCAGCGGATAAACCCACTCGACGACGCATGCCGATAGCATGGCCCACACAAGCGTAAATGTGATCCAGAACACGTCTGGATTCAGATCCTTTTTTCGTAATAATTCCAGTATAATCATGCCAACCAAAGCGCAACCTACCACTATCAGGCTAAGCCATGCAAGTTGAATACTTGTTAAAATCGGCCAACCCCAAGCCGGAAAGGACTTTGCCCCAATCTGGAAAGCTCCATATACGAAACCTGCAACAATAAAGGTTGAAGCGACTGTGATCAGAACTTCACCTATGACGTTTCGCACTTCTCTATCCGAAACCTGCTCCCCCTCCATTTTCAAGCGCTGCGGTCTGCGATGGCTCCATTCTCCGAATACGGCAAATAACGATCCCAGCACAAGCGTTGCTCCAACGACCGAAATCGGCAGCTCGCCTTTCAGAATATGCCATAGAAATCCGAGGCTAAGCATCAACAATTTTTCTATCATTGCCCGGAAACTCCATTTCCTTCAAAGCCCATTTCAAAATCTAGGTTAACCGGCTCATCAGGCAATTGACTATTATCTACTACGCTTCCGGTTGTCGGCACAGACTGATCCACAATATCAAAGCGGATACCATCTAGCCATACCTTGCCCGGACCGCTTAACAGTACGCCAAATGCAACTGCTTCGGCATAAGGCGGAATGTCGAGCACAACTTCATATTGGCCCCACGCCGTCGTCCCCGAAACGGGGCGATCACTCATATTATCAAAATTTAACGGCACCTCATCTTTGCCATCTACGCGCATCCATAATCCAGAACAATCCTTCACATTTTCCGTCTTTAGAAACCCGGATAATCGGAGGCGCTGACCGGCGTATTTTCCTGGTTTGAACATCTGCATCAATGTGCAGAATCCTTGGGGATCCGCATCATCAGCCCCCCGAACCATCCCGGAGGCTTTCCCCCGATGGACATGGATTGGGTCTATGTTTACTTGATACTGATGAGTATACACTCCGGAAATCATCCATCCCTTAGGAGCCGCCTGCCTTTTAATAAGCTGAGCTTCCTTGTTTTCTTCGAAATCTTTCATTCGGTTCTCCTCCTTAGCACGCCTGAAGCATCGGAATCCTTTGCGATATTCATTCGGGGTCATGCCATACAATTGCTTGAAGGAACGGGTAAAAGAATCTTGTCCGGAAAAACGGTATTCCAGCGCGATGTCCAGAATCCGTTTATTCGTCGACAAAAGCTCTACCGCCGCTTCCGCCAGCCGGCGTTCCCGTAAATACACGGCAGCATTCAGACCGATGTGGCGACGGAACACCCGATGGAAATGAAAGCGGGATACAGAGCAGTATTCAGCGATGTCGGCAACATCCACATCTTCTCTCATATGCCTTTCGATGTAGGCGACTGCATCCTTAACCCATTGTTCATGCTCCCGCCACATAACAATCCTCCGTTCTTCCTTCGTCTTTTGCTTGTTTCGTCTTTCCAGTATTAACCCCGATTGATTCTATCCTATCGCATTCACCGAATTTCGTTTTGACATTTTGTGCGATTTAGGCGCGATCAAAAAAATAATAGACCATTAGATATTTTTGATCGCGCCTAGAAAAGATGGTTTAAGAGCCTGCTCGAACCCAGACACAAAAAATGGACCCCCTAGGCCGTTGCCAGCAAGGGAGTCCATATTTATAAGCAGATGTATTAGATACCGTATTTCTTCTTAAATCTATCAACACGGCCGCCGGCGTCAACAAATTTCTGTTTGCCTGTAAAGAATGGATGGCAGTTGGAGCAAATCTCAACGCGCAGATCCTCTTTTACGGAACCTGTTTCGAACGTATTTCCGCAAGCACATGTTACGGTAGTTACGTGGTATTTTGGTTGAATTTCTTGTTTCATGTCTTTCACCTCTTTTTGCCCTGAGTCTCATGCGTACACAGAGTTATATAATGACACAATAAATATATTATAACAGGGACAAACACAATAATCAATGTATTGTTGAAAAGTTTAATCCCTTGCGAGCACGGGCTTTTTCGGTCTTCTATGGCCTACAGGCGGCACGTGGGTATAAGAACCAATGACGACATCCGGGAGTTCAGCCTGGAATATCTCAATCATTTGCTTCATGCCCAAAATATCCCCTTTAGCCGGTGGAATCAACTCGAGATAGCTTTCCGGATCGATGTTCAAATTACGCATCTGGATCAACTTCAGCCCGGTGCGGCGTACAAATTCGATCATCGCTTCAATCTCTTCCTCACGGTCGGTAACCCCAGGGAATATGAGGTAATTAATCGATGTATATACCCCTTGATCGGAAGCATATTTCAAGGATTTCTCCACATTGGCAAGCGTATATTTGCGCGGCTTGTAATAAGCATTGTAATGATCATCAAGAGCGCTGATCGTGCTTACGCGCATCAAATCAAGACCCGCATCAACGATGCCGCGGATAAAATCGGTTAAGCCGGCATTGGTATTAATGTTGATATATCCCATGTCGGTCACGGAACGAACCTCGCGCATTGCCTCAATAATGATTTTAGCCTGCGTCGAAGGTTCGCCTTCACAACCCTGTCCAAAGCTGATGATCGAATCCGGTGTTTTGAGATGTTCAAGCATGATCTGGACAAGCTCTTCCACCGTCGGTTTAAAGTTCATGCGCGTTTGCGGAGCCACAAATCCGCTGTCATCAGGCTGCTCGGAAATACAGCCGAAACAGCCTGCATTGCAGGAATAGGATACTGGAACCGCACCTTCCCAACGATTTAAAAAGGTATTGGAAGCCGTAAGGCACTCATAACCTAACGCGCAGTTTGACAGATGTTCATACAGGCGGTTATTCGGGTATTTTTCGATCAGCCGCTTGACGCCAAGCTTCAGTTCCTTCAAATCGCAATTCAGCGGGTTCCATTTTTCGGGATCATCGGAAAGGCGGGCTGTTGTATAGAAACGCCCATCCTTCCACACCACCGCAGAATATCCGAATAACGGCAGTTTATATTCTTTATCCGTTTTCACATATCCAGGCAGACACAACCGGGTAAATCCTTGCGGAAGGAGCGCGCCAACAGCCTGCGCATCGCTAGGCATCGACATCATCTCCCCGGTTTCAGGGTCCATGCCGATCGCACGCGTGTTTGGAAGTCCAACCAGCGTAGCCCCGTCAGGCAGTGGTATCAGTTCATCCTCCAAGATTTCTACGATCATATCGCCGCTGCGGGCAAGCCCATAAAGCGAAGGATGATCGAATACATTGCCTTTCTCATCTGCATATACCAGGTACATGATGGTTCTCCTCTTTGTTCGTAAAAGTTGTTAAGTAAGCGGTACGGAGGCTGCGGCAGTTCTCGTCGTCCGTCTGTTGCCGCCGTTTTGGCTGCCCGATCCCTTGCCGTTTGAACTTGCGCTTGCATTGACGTCAAAGGATGCCAAAAATTCCGCATTGGTCTTGCAATCCCGCAGCTTCTTTAAGAAGCCTTCTACAAAATCAGCCGATTCATTCATGTTTTTGCGGATCGCCCAAATGGTATCAAGTTCTTCCTTCGTTAAGAGCACTTCTTCACGCCGTGTGCCTGAACGACGGATATCGATCGCAGGGAAGATTCGGCGCTCGGCCAGCTTGCGATCCAGATGCAGCTCCATGTTGCCCGTCCCCTTGAACTCCTCGTAAATGATATCATCCATCCGCGAGCCCGTATCAATCAGCGCCGTTGCCAAAATCGTCAGACTGCCGCCTTCTTCCACATTCCGGGCCGATCCGAAAAAGCGCTTGGGACGATGGAATGCAGCCGGATCGATACCGCCGCTTAACGTACGTCCCGATGGCGGAATAACCAAATTATAGGCACGCGCTAAACGGGTAATGCTATCCATTAATATCACAACATCCTTCTTATGCTCCACCAGACGAAGCGCGCGTTCCAGAACCAGCTCAGCTACTTTGATATGGTTCTCCGGCAATTCATCAAATGTTGAAGCAACCACTTCTCCTTTAACAGAACGCTGCATGTCCGTCACTTCTTCGGGACGTTCATCAATAAGCAGTACAAATAGTTCAATTTCGGGATTGTTGGTAGAGATGCTGTTGGCAATTTCCTTTAAGAGGAGCGTTTTACCTGCTTTCGGAGGTGCAACGATCAAACCGCGCTGTCCCAAACCGACGGGAGCAAGCAAGTCCATAATTCGGGTAGACAAATGGTTGGGGGATGTTTCAAGCACAAGTTTCTTTTGCGGAAAGAGAGGCGTAAGCGCAGGGAAGTGAAGACGTTCCGCAGCGGTTTCCGGGTTTTCTCCGTTGACCGCATTCACTTGCAGCAGACCAAAGTACCTTTCATTTTCTTTCGGTGCCCGGCATTTCCCTGAGACCAGATCTCCTGTCCTTAAATCAAACTTGCGAATCTGCGAGGCTGAAATATAAATATCCTCCGTACTCGGCAAGTAGTTGATTGGACGCAGAAAACCGTATCCTTCAGGAAGGATTTCCAAAACACCCTCCATGAACATGAGTCCGCTATGCTCTGCCTGTGCCCTCAGAATGGCAAAAATCAGTTCTTTCTTCTTCAGCTGCCCGTAGTACGGAATTTGATATTTCTTTGCAAGCTTGTACAGATCGGTCAGCTTCATTTCTTCCAAATCGGCAATTTGCAAATCCATGTAATAACCACCTATTCAATTTTATAAGTGCAATCTAACTAAAACCATGTTTGTTTCTATAAGTCTATGAAAAATCCTTATTAGGATAGCATTACCCAAATTAGAAGGAGATATGCAATTTGCCGTAAAATCAAGTTTCCGGCAGTAAACCTATCCCCTTCATTGTAACGGTTTATTCCTGTTCACGCCACACATCCGCACCCAGCATACGAAGGTTAGGTACCAGATGGTCATACCCCCGGTCGATGAATTCAACACCGGTAACTTCCGTTATGCCTTCCGGAACGGTAAGTCCGGCAATGACAAGCGCAGCCCCGGCGCGAAGATCCGTCGCCTTAACCTTGGCCGCATTCAACCGGCTGCGTTCAATAATGGCCGACCGGCCTTCCACTCGGATTTTGGCGCCCATGCGCACAAGCTCCGGCACATGCTTAAAGCGGTTGCTGTATACGAAATCGCTCAATACGCTAACGCCTTCCGCTTGCGTCAGCAAACTGGTCATCGGCGATTGTAAATCCGTAGCAAATCCTGGATAAATCAGTGCTTTCACGTCGACATGCCCATATTGCTGCTGACCGATAACACGAATGCTCTCATCCAGCTCTTCGATACCAACCCCCATTTCGATGAGTTTGGCCGTAAGCGCCTCAAGATGTTTAGGAATAATATTATCGATGAGAACATCACCGCGGGTAGCGGCAGCGGCAATCATATAAGTACCTGCCTGAATTCTGTCTGGGATAATGGAGTGGCGGCAGCCGTGCAGTTCGGAAACACCTTCAATCCGGATGGTCTCCGTGCCTGCCCCTTTAATGACGGCCCCCATGGAATTGAGAAGAGTTGCTACATCTATAATCTCAGGCTCTTTGGCCGCATTTTCGATAATTGTGGAGCCTTTGGCTTTTGAGGCCGCCAGCATAATGTTAATAGTCGCGCCTACGCTGGCTACGTCCAGGTAGATTTTGGCGCCCTTCAGCTCCTTGGCATGAAGGTGAATCGCCCCATGCTCATTGGTCACCGTTGCGCCCAATGCTTCAAATCCCTTAATGTGCTGATCAATTGGACGGGGTTCGAAATTGCATCCCCCGGGAAGGCCGATCACCGCTTCCTTGAAACGGCCAAGCATGGCGCCCATCATGTAGTAGGAAGCTCTCAGCTTTTTGACAGGGCCGTTCGGCATCGGAATCGCCTTAATATCGGAAGGGTCGATTTGCATCTGGTTTTCCTTCCAACTCACTTTACCTCCAAGTTCCTCCAAGATCTCGGCATAGACCGCCACATCGCTCAGAAGCGGCAGGTTATCTAGCACGACTTCGGACTCAGCCAGAATCGTGGCAGGAATCAAGGCAATTGCGCTGTTTTTGGCTCCGCTGATTGTTACGGTACCATGTAGTGGGCGCCCACCACTAATCATCAATTTTTCCATACGTTTCAGGTTCCCCCCACATACTTCGCAGCAGCAACATCGTCTGGTGCCAATTTTGGTGTATGAAATGGAAAAACACCGGCTAAGCGGTGTGCCTCCATTCCAACCTATATGATTGGACAGCCCACGCCAGGGCTGTCCACTTTCCTATCATAGGAATTAAATTCTTGAGTGCAGAAATGCACGGAATGTAAAAAATCGTTTTATGCTTTGTTGTTAGAACCGAATTCGCGGATTTTTCCGATAACCGTTGCTTTAATTGCATCGCGGCCTGGAACGATATATTTACGTGGATCATAAGCATCCGGTTTAGCAGCAAGCACTTCGCGAACGACTTTCGTAAACGAGATTTGGTTCTCCGTGTTTACGTTGATTTTGGATGTACCCAAAGAAATGGCTTTTTGAATGTCATGTGTAGGAATGCCTGTACCGCCATGAAGCACGAGCGGGATATTCGTTGCATCTTTGATTTCTTCCATTTCTTTGAATCCAAGGTTTGGTTCGCCTTGGTAAGGACCATGTACGGAACCAAGCGCAGGCGCAAGCGTATCGATGCCTGTTTCTTTGACGATACGGATGCAGTCTTCAAGTTTAGCATACATGATGCCGCCGACAACATCGTCTTCCTGTCCGCCGACAGTACCTACTTCAGCTTCAACGGAAACGCCTTTGGAATGAGCATATTCAACCACTTTTTTGGTGGTTTCGATGTTGTGCTCAATCGGGCTATGGGAATCGTCGATCATAACGGAAGTGAATCCGGCATCGATCGCTTCTTTACATTTTTCAAAACTGGAACCATGGTCCAAATGAATGGCTACAGGAACCGTGATTTTCATATCTTCGATAAGGCCCTCAACCATTTTTACTACCGTATAGAAACCGCTCATATGACGAGCAGCACCTTCGGATACACCGAGAATTACCGGAGATTTTTCTTCTTCAGCGGCACTAAGAATCGCTTGAGTCCATTCAAGGTTGTTGATGTTGAATTGACCCACAGCGTATTTTCCTTCCAGCGCTTTGTTTAACATGTCAGTCATGGATACCAATGGCATGGTTTCAATCCTCCTAGGTTTGTTTTTGTCTCTGGTTTTAAGCCGACTTCTCTCACTTCGGAATTATTATACCACATCATGTTATAAATACTAAACAAGCATTTGAAAATAAGCTGTGCCCTATGATACAGGAAACAAAAAAAGAATTCTGCCTAAGCAGAATCCTGGTCTGTCACCCATATTGCACTGGGTTATGTTTGAGCTGCATATTTACCGCAACGCGCATTTCGTCAATGTCAAACGGTTTGGTAAAATGCATTAAAGCTCCGAGCTCGGTGGCTTCCTTAATCATATCGAGCTCTCCGTAGGCGGTCATCATAATGACTTTGATGGCTGGGTTCATTTCCTTGATATGTTTCAGAATTTCCAGCCCGTCCATACCTGGAATCTTCATATCAAGCAGAACCA
Encoded proteins:
- the rpmE gene encoding 50S ribosomal protein L31 — encoded protein: MKQEIQPKYHVTTVTCACGNTFETGSVKEDLRVEICSNCHPFFTGKQKFVDAGGRVDRFKKKYGI
- a CDS encoding DUF2508 family protein, whose protein sequence is MKMEVRQGGIILRIGGWNMRWFGNKTSKDLVWKAKEAREEELEVYMDVMKAQSEWERARHYFEEAVGEEQIDYAIYMLEAAELKYQMHLKAAKRLKINSMRLPLHHSAEA
- a CDS encoding pro-sigmaK processing inhibitor BofA family protein, giving the protein MKLAAIGIMAVSLLLLLMIVVRKKIGFGWLTAFGTHLVLAALGLYIVNFSGLIPEVYIPLNPTTVGTVTVLGLPGVALLYGLKLSLMG
- a CDS encoding YbaB/EbfC family nucleoid-associated protein, which produces MNNMNQMMKQVKKMQEQMLKAQEALADKKVEGTSGGGVVTVEMNGHKKLLSVTIKPEAVDPDDVEMLQDLVMTAVNDALTKADEIANADMGKFTGGMKIPGLF
- the rho gene encoding transcription termination factor Rho; this translates as MDLQIADLEEMKLTDLYKLAKKYQIPYYGQLKKKELIFAILRAQAEHSGLMFMEGVLEILPEGYGFLRPINYLPSTEDIYISASQIRKFDLRTGDLVSGKCRAPKENERYFGLLQVNAVNGENPETAAERLHFPALTPLFPQKKLVLETSPNHLSTRIMDLLAPVGLGQRGLIVAPPKAGKTLLLKEIANSISTNNPEIELFVLLIDERPEEVTDMQRSVKGEVVASTFDELPENHIKVAELVLERALRLVEHKKDVVILMDSITRLARAYNLVIPPSGRTLSGGIDPAAFHRPKRFFGSARNVEEGGSLTILATALIDTGSRMDDIIYEEFKGTGNMELHLDRKLAERRIFPAIDIRRSGTRREEVLLTKEELDTIWAIRKNMNESADFVEGFLKKLRDCKTNAEFLASFDVNASASSNGKGSGSQNGGNRRTTRTAAASVPLT
- the dnaX gene encoding DNA polymerase III subunit gamma/tau, whose amino-acid sequence is MKHVALYRAWRPQSFQDMVGQQHIIQTLQNAIREQRVSHAYLFSGPRGTGKTTTAKVLAKAVNCERGPAIEPCNECEACKRITAGAVMDVQEIDAASNRGVEEIRDLREKVKYAPTEVRQKVYIIDEVHMLTTEAFNALLKTLEEPPPHVMFILATTEPHKLPATIISRCQRFDFRRVSLEEQTQRLRQIAQEEGMEADNEALQYIARLSDGGMRDALSILDQIASFTGGHVSYEQVLSMTGGIASEQFGRLAEAIRKGDAGLVLQMVEDFMQEGKSADKCMENLLYYFRDLLMIQMIPNADQLTDRVLHPEEYKEIAASFSRQQLFYMIDTLNHYQSEMKYASQPQTLFEVALLKLCNTPQGAFAGHEQSQAQQQTAAPADSTEVNQLKRQVAALEKKLEKLVQSGSVQAGASAGGSARQSHSAPAQRVSSAAKIPANLREFLAHKSSPEFVEIQRQWGQILQGVKDEKVTVHAWFMDGDPVSVLEDTILVAFKNNIHRETTEKPANKQVIEGVLQEKLGKPYRLVTMMQKDWTDALEGAGPQQKEELKLEHEHEGKDPNAKPWIDEALQIFGEDLVIIKD
- the recR gene encoding recombination mediator RecR gives rise to the protein MYYPEPISKLIDAFTRLPGIGPKTAARLAFHVLNMKEDDVIDFAKALVSVKRNLHYCSVCCNITDTDPCRICQDKTRDSSIICVVQDPKDLVAMERTKEFNGYYHVLQGAISPMEGVGPDDIRLKELLTRLSDERVKELILATNPNIEGEATAMYISRLVRPFELTVTRIAHGLPVGGDLEYADEVTLSKALEGRRQLN
- a CDS encoding radical SAM protein — protein: MYLVYADEKGNVFDHPSLYGLARSGDMIVEILEDELIPLPDGATLVGLPNTRAIGMDPETGEMMSMPSDAQAVGALLPQGFTRLCLPGYVKTDKEYKLPLFGYSAVVWKDGRFYTTARLSDDPEKWNPLNCDLKELKLGVKRLIEKYPNNRLYEHLSNCALGYECLTASNTFLNRWEGAVPVSYSCNAGCFGCISEQPDDSGFVAPQTRMNFKPTVEELVQIMLEHLKTPDSIISFGQGCEGEPSTQAKIIIEAMREVRSVTDMGYININTNAGLTDFIRGIVDAGLDLMRVSTISALDDHYNAYYKPRKYTLANVEKSLKYASDQGVYTSINYLIFPGVTDREEEIEAMIEFVRRTGLKLIQMRNLNIDPESYLELIPPAKGDILGMKQMIEIFQAELPDVVIGSYTHVPPVGHRRPKKPVLARD
- a CDS encoding helix-turn-helix transcriptional regulator, producing MWREHEQWVKDAVAYIERHMREDVDVADIAEYCSVSRFHFHRVFRRHIGLNAAVYLRERRLAEAAVELLSTNKRILDIALEYRFSGQDSFTRSFKQLYGMTPNEYRKGFRCFRRAKEENRMKDFEENKEAQLIKRQAAPKGWMISGVYTHQYQVNIDPIHVHRGKASGMVRGADDADPQGFCTLMQMFKPGKYAGQRLRLSGFLKTENVKDCSGLWMRVDGKDEVPLNFDNMSDRPVSGTTAWGQYEVVLDIPPYAEAVAFGVLLSGPGKVWLDGIRFDIVDQSVPTTGSVVDNSQLPDEPVNLDFEMGFEGNGVSGQ